From Oryzias latipes chromosome 18, ASM223467v1:
AACGGAAGAGTGGTTCCTCCCTGCCAAAGCAGGTTTTCATCAACCTCTCCTGAGCATCCCGAAGGAGCTGCACCTCCCTCTCCACATGGACTAGACCGAACTCTGACAGTTTGCGCCACAGTGTGGCGTTAAAATACTCATAAAGGTATGAATCGATGGAATTCCAGGCTCGGATCTTTGCAAGAAGATCTGGTGCCACGCTCTTCTTAGAATCTTCTGTTCGCATGTTGAGCTTGACATACAGAATGTCCTCCAAATTCCAGGAAAGGAGATGACGAAGGAGAACTAAAGATTCATCAAAATACTCGGAAATCATCACCAAGGAGAAAACTTGATCCAACTCTGCAGCAAAGGCTTGAGCATAACTCACGTCATTTGCTGGCCAATCTTTGTCTCCTCCGAGGTCAAAAGTCAAACAGTTATGTGCATATGACGAGTCATACTCTAATGGCCGATAGTAATTGTAGGGCCTGTTTAGGAAAACCTCTAGAGAGCCATTGGGTACCCTTCTAAAGCTCTCACAGTGACGTGAATAATAAGTGAACAAGGATTCAAACATGGAGACCGGCTCTCTCAGGATTGTGATGTAAATGGTGTCATTTGGCATTAGGTGTTGCAGTGCTGTCTTGTTAAAGCGCATGTGGTTTGTGATCACATTGGCAGGCAGGGTGTGTGGGTGAACAAACTGGGTGTTGAAGGAACGTGGGTAGCAGAACTGGTGACCGCAGGCTTGTATTGGCAGCGCCACCGTCAAGTTGTTGAGCTCCCCAAAGCGGAACAGCAGGTTCTGCATGGTGGTGCTGGCTGTTTTGTGGGTCTTGAGAAAGACAATATTGGTGTGCTTAGGTTTCTGGCATGGAGGGGAATTCAATCGGACAGGACAATCCACATGGAAGCTCTCTTTATACCTAAGggtacagaaaaaaagaaaactgcattaGACCTCATTGTCTGTAAGTCATTGTCCAGACTAGGGAGCTgccaaaagaaaatgtcttgtttttaacataaaaaaacaatcaacgcttatctatcttatcttatctaaaGCATTGGCTTTCTGAAACAATATTAGCTCACATGCACAATACtttaagggcctataccatgcaaaatcaacttcttGAGCTTTTAATTGTAAGATGAAAGAAAGCAATTGACGAATTAGAAGAACTGGTTTGAACATggattattatatattatacaGATAATACTAAATTGctcctatgtttcatgaagcttaATAAGTATCATATGTTATGGTAGTGAAACGTGCAGATAttcagcttattattgctatCTATACCATTATGAAGacttgcttttcaaaataaaatgtgcattCTTGTTCCCGTATtttgtttaaaccaaatttcTCCCAAAGGTGCAACTTGTACTCCAGTgtttatatgattttttttctctattatacatttttttggctgctgcaacTTTTACTCTgaagcgacttatagtccaaaaactacagtacaaaaaaatgacattaatagtttttttgaattttgcaCATCTGTAACTTAAAAAGTCCATCACTCAAAACATTGGCTTAGAAAATAAATtctcattttgaaaaagaatatAATAGACAGAATATCACAATTTGTTCTTTGGCTTGAAATTGCTACTGCGTCTTTGCTTAAATCACAGTGTTGACTTCAGTCAGTTAATGAGCAGATTAAGAATGCAGCAAGATA
This genomic window contains:
- the gal3st3 gene encoding galactose-3-O-sulfotransferase 3, whose translation is MHDAVSGNGEEQPFIDNKRSLAQSDSWWSSICIWRLPVPVICQKMSLKKIFLLLVVICTVSLLLHKRDYLTWYKESFHVDCPVRLNSPPCQKPKHTNIVFLKTHKTASTTMQNLLFRFGELNNLTVALPIQACGHQFCYPRSFNTQFVHPHTLPANVITNHMRFNKTALQHLMPNDTIYITILREPVSMFESLFTYYSRHCESFRRVPNGSLEVFLNRPYNYYRPLEYDSSYAHNCLTFDLGGDKDWPANDVSYAQAFAAELDQVFSLVMISEYFDESLVLLRHLLSWNLEDILYVKLNMRTEDSKKSVAPDLLAKIRAWNSIDSYLYEYFNATLWRKLSEFGLVHVEREVQLLRDAQERLMKTCFGREEPLFRSTGEIKRKDLRPWKPNEKVDIVGYDLPSNISREAQKLCLKYIMPEISYTEALLRSQSLRHSQSKRKSSQKPSVPQPPTHTLQPRHSHVSHNQQPASPAKGHSSVTGPKSILNPKSIPKQVVITKSKPKSSHTKA